One genomic window of Opitutia bacterium includes the following:
- a CDS encoding VOC family protein — protein sequence MTAAHADKLEMQHRLFAELSRMFGHEVPLYDRSLLVNRVVNESLCTLLAQLWRGFAISAEQLEKTSGERHGAIRIGRPDEYRWIGRFFAQFAMEPHAFYDMTNVGAKSQPIIATAFRSRSNPEHRVFTSLLMTDYFDAATRARIEALLASRQVFSARAKELIEKGERDGGLAWADANALIGEATERIFKWTGRARDHALYTELSQAGFKIAADIACFESHHLNHLTPNTLWMDLYTSAMKFCLGELGEAGFRQHATFALGHFVAQCDRDYLRLHFKHLTAAQLAAFHPAPLGKDALAASVDGLVQRLQSDDLNLARQKHAGFKDSTEGPPTNVPVLLRQDSYKALTEPVQFTNADGTVVNATHTARFGEIEQRFYATTPKGRALYDRCLAAADLAKSEHAGLAKKDFAAYERLASEAFASFPQTLIELVAQGLVFARFSATESGRAAAKMGLLKTNDLVVLAREGLVAIEGLRYEDFLPISAAGIFASNLQQYGTKSTAHAKPAYTQAQLEEILGRKIIDPNDAYAALEAESRVETMRECRIR from the coding sequence ATGACCGCCGCCCACGCCGACAAACTCGAGATGCAACACCGGCTCTTCGCCGAATTGTCCCGCATGTTCGGACACGAGGTTCCGCTCTACGACCGGTCCCTGCTGGTGAACCGCGTCGTGAACGAGTCGCTCTGCACGCTGCTCGCGCAGCTCTGGCGCGGCTTCGCGATCAGCGCCGAGCAACTGGAGAAGACGAGCGGAGAGCGCCACGGGGCGATCCGCATCGGCCGGCCGGACGAGTATCGCTGGATCGGGCGGTTCTTCGCGCAGTTCGCGATGGAGCCGCATGCGTTCTACGACATGACGAACGTCGGCGCGAAGAGTCAGCCGATCATCGCGACGGCGTTCCGCTCGCGGTCGAATCCCGAGCACCGTGTCTTCACGTCGTTGCTGATGACGGACTATTTCGACGCCGCCACGCGGGCGCGCATCGAGGCGTTGCTGGCGTCGCGGCAGGTGTTTTCCGCGCGCGCGAAGGAGTTGATTGAAAAAGGAGAACGCGACGGCGGGCTCGCGTGGGCCGACGCGAACGCGCTCATCGGCGAAGCGACGGAGCGCATTTTCAAATGGACCGGCCGTGCGCGCGACCACGCGCTCTACACGGAGCTGAGCCAGGCGGGCTTCAAGATCGCGGCGGACATCGCGTGCTTCGAGTCGCACCACCTGAATCACCTCACGCCGAACACGCTGTGGATGGACCTCTACACGAGCGCGATGAAGTTCTGCCTCGGCGAACTCGGCGAGGCCGGTTTCCGGCAGCACGCGACGTTCGCGCTCGGGCATTTCGTGGCGCAGTGCGACCGCGATTACCTGCGGCTGCACTTCAAGCACCTCACCGCCGCGCAACTCGCGGCGTTTCATCCGGCGCCGCTCGGGAAAGATGCGCTTGCCGCGAGCGTCGACGGACTGGTGCAGCGCCTGCAGAGCGACGATCTCAATCTCGCGCGGCAGAAACATGCGGGTTTCAAGGACTCGACGGAAGGCCCGCCGACCAATGTGCCGGTGCTGCTGCGGCAGGATTCCTACAAGGCGCTGACAGAGCCGGTGCAGTTCACCAACGCCGACGGCACGGTCGTGAACGCGACGCACACGGCGCGCTTCGGCGAAATCGAGCAGCGCTTCTACGCCACGACGCCGAAGGGGCGCGCGCTCTACGACCGTTGCCTGGCGGCGGCGGATCTCGCGAAGTCCGAGCATGCCGGGTTGGCGAAAAAGGATTTCGCCGCCTACGAGCGATTGGCGAGCGAGGCCTTTGCGTCGTTCCCGCAGACGCTGATCGAACTCGTGGCGCAGGGACTCGTGTTCGCGCGCTTCAGCGCGACGGAGTCCGGCCGTGCGGCCGCAAAGATGGGCTTGCTGAAGACGAACGATCTCGTGGTGCTCGCGCGCGAAGGCCTCGTGGCGATCGAGGGACTGCGCTACGAGGATTTCCTGCCGATCAGTGCGGCGGGGATCTTCGCGTCGAACCTTCAGCAATACGGCACGAAATCCACGGCGCACGCGAAGCCGGCCTACACGCAGGCGCAGCTCGAAGAAATCCTCGGGCGAAAGATCATCGATCCGAACGACGCCTACGCGGCGCTCGAAGCGGAGTCGCGCGTTGAAACGATGCGCGAATGTCGCATACGGTAA
- a CDS encoding 2-oxoacid:acceptor oxidoreductase family protein, with protein sequence MSGVFYEKFERHAHGEGLKAHSTHYCPGCGHGVVHRDIADILKELDAQDRTIFISPVGCSVFAYYYFDTGNSQAAHGRAPAVALGHKLAAPDSLVISYQGDGDLASIGLAETISIAQMGVPLTVIFINNAIYGMTGGQLAPTSLTGQKTATSPDGRGRAHGQPLKMAELIAQLDGPIYVERVALYDAKNRVKARRAIKKALQNQLEGRGYSFIEVLSECPTHLKLSPVEAEKWVQENMEPVYPLGVKKDVSATTEPWFKGPRPSYEPEEVLGLAGAEPALAEKRRTEWPAHVAKRDLSFKFAGSGGDGAQTAALLLVRAAIELGYDATHIPAYGPESRGGTSYADVHIAATEVLNPAAPEPDVLVAFNAPSLTKFAHTVVPGGTILYDSTIVTVAPTDLPAGRHILGIPFTKIAADLGKPMVKNVVALGALQSATKLLPDDALIETLAHVLKDKAAVLPLNRSAYAAGLAAVTPATV encoded by the coding sequence ATGAGCGGTGTTTTCTACGAAAAATTCGAGCGCCACGCCCACGGCGAAGGCCTCAAGGCCCACAGCACGCACTACTGCCCCGGCTGCGGCCACGGCGTCGTCCACCGCGACATCGCCGATATCCTCAAGGAACTCGACGCGCAGGACCGCACGATCTTCATCTCGCCGGTCGGCTGCTCGGTGTTCGCTTACTACTACTTCGACACCGGCAACTCGCAGGCCGCCCACGGCCGCGCGCCCGCCGTTGCCCTCGGCCACAAGCTCGCCGCGCCCGACTCGCTCGTCATCTCCTACCAAGGCGACGGCGACCTCGCGTCCATCGGCCTCGCCGAAACCATCTCCATCGCGCAGATGGGCGTGCCGCTCACGGTCATCTTCATCAACAACGCGATCTACGGCATGACCGGCGGACAACTCGCGCCGACCTCCCTCACCGGCCAAAAAACCGCCACGAGCCCCGACGGCCGCGGTCGCGCTCACGGCCAGCCGCTCAAGATGGCCGAGCTCATCGCGCAACTCGACGGCCCGATCTACGTCGAACGCGTCGCGCTCTACGACGCCAAGAACCGCGTCAAAGCCCGCCGCGCGATCAAGAAGGCGCTGCAGAACCAGCTCGAAGGCCGCGGCTACTCGTTCATCGAAGTCCTCTCCGAGTGCCCCACGCATCTGAAGCTCTCGCCCGTCGAGGCGGAGAAATGGGTGCAGGAAAACATGGAGCCCGTCTACCCGCTCGGCGTGAAGAAAGACGTCAGCGCCACCACCGAACCGTGGTTCAAGGGCCCGCGTCCGTCCTACGAGCCCGAGGAAGTCCTCGGCCTCGCCGGCGCCGAGCCCGCGCTCGCCGAGAAGCGCCGCACCGAGTGGCCCGCGCACGTCGCCAAGCGCGACCTCTCCTTTAAGTTCGCCGGTTCCGGCGGCGACGGCGCGCAAACCGCCGCGCTGCTCCTCGTCCGCGCGGCTATCGAACTCGGCTACGACGCCACGCACATTCCCGCCTACGGCCCCGAGTCGCGCGGTGGCACCAGCTACGCCGATGTCCACATCGCCGCCACCGAGGTGCTCAACCCCGCCGCGCCCGAGCCCGACGTCCTCGTCGCCTTCAACGCCCCGAGCCTCACCAAATTCGCGCACACCGTCGTCCCCGGCGGCACGATCCTCTACGACAGCACGATCGTCACCGTCGCGCCGACCGACCTGCCCGCCGGCCGCCACATCCTCGGCATTCCGTTCACGAAGATCGCCGCCGACCTCGGCAAGCCGATGGTGAAAAACGTCGTCGCCCTCGGCGCGCTGCAGTCGGCCACGAAGCTCCTCCCCGACGACGCACTGATCGAGACGCTCGCCCACGTCCTCAAGGACAAGGCCGCCGTCCTCCCGCTCAACCGCTCCGCCTACGCCGCCGGCCTCGCCGCCGTCACGCCCGCCACGGTCTGA
- a CDS encoding tyrosine--tRNA ligase: MHDILAELEWRGLYADSTDREALSKRLAEGPLALYCGFDPTADSLHVGNLVPLFALRRFQLAGHHPIALAGGATGMVGDPSGKSDERNLQTPEQVAHNIAAVRAQLAKFLEFDAAKTPANNPARLVNNGDWIGPMSFLEFLRDVGKHVTVNSMVAKDSVRSRMEDRASGISFTEFSYMLLQGYDFFHLRKEFNCELQVGATDQWGNITVGTELTRKKLGATVWGLVFPLLTKSDGTKYGKTATGTVWLDPKKTSPYRFYQFFVNADDADVIKLLKTLTFLSRDEITALENELEANPGARAAQKALAREMTTLVHGTDALAAALKASEILFGGSLDGVTEEIFHDVVGEVPTKDLERAKLDGAGAPIIDLVVAAGLEPSKGAARKSLEAGGVYLNNVRADLSRAVTSADLLFGKYLLLRKGKRSYAVLTAK, translated from the coding sequence ATGCACGACATCCTGGCCGAACTCGAGTGGCGTGGCCTCTACGCCGACAGCACAGACCGCGAAGCGCTGAGCAAGCGCCTCGCCGAAGGTCCGCTCGCGCTGTATTGCGGCTTCGACCCCACCGCCGACTCGCTCCACGTCGGCAATCTCGTGCCGCTCTTCGCGCTCCGCCGCTTCCAACTCGCCGGCCACCACCCCATCGCCCTCGCCGGCGGCGCCACTGGCATGGTCGGCGACCCGTCCGGCAAATCCGACGAGCGCAACCTCCAGACGCCCGAGCAAGTCGCGCACAACATCGCCGCCGTCCGCGCCCAGCTCGCCAAGTTCCTCGAATTCGACGCCGCCAAGACTCCGGCCAACAATCCCGCCCGCCTCGTCAACAACGGCGACTGGATCGGCCCGATGTCCTTCCTCGAATTCCTCCGCGACGTCGGCAAGCACGTCACGGTGAACTCGATGGTCGCGAAGGACTCCGTCCGCTCCCGCATGGAAGACCGCGCCAGCGGCATCAGCTTCACGGAGTTCAGCTACATGCTGCTCCAAGGCTACGACTTCTTCCACCTGCGCAAGGAGTTCAACTGCGAGCTCCAAGTCGGCGCCACCGACCAGTGGGGCAACATCACCGTCGGCACCGAGCTCACCCGCAAGAAACTCGGCGCCACCGTCTGGGGCCTCGTCTTCCCGCTGCTGACGAAGTCCGACGGCACCAAATACGGCAAGACCGCCACCGGCACCGTCTGGCTCGATCCGAAGAAAACGAGCCCGTATCGCTTCTACCAATTCTTCGTGAACGCCGATGACGCCGACGTCATCAAGCTCCTCAAGACGCTCACGTTCCTCTCGCGCGACGAGATCACCGCGCTCGAAAACGAACTGGAGGCCAACCCCGGTGCCCGCGCCGCGCAGAAGGCCCTCGCCCGCGAGATGACCACGCTCGTGCACGGCACCGACGCCCTCGCTGCCGCGCTCAAGGCCAGCGAAATCCTCTTCGGCGGCTCGCTCGACGGCGTGACCGAGGAAATCTTCCACGACGTCGTGGGCGAAGTCCCAACCAAGGACCTCGAACGCGCGAAGCTCGACGGAGCCGGCGCGCCGATCATCGACCTCGTCGTGGCCGCAGGCCTCGAACCCTCGAAAGGCGCCGCGCGCAAATCCCTCGAAGCCGGCGGCGTCTACCTGAACAACGTCCGCGCCGACCTCTCACGCGCCGTCACGAGCGCCGACCTGCTCTTCGGCAAGTATCTCCTCCTTCGCAAAGGCAAGCGCAGCTACGCCGTCCTCACGGCGAAGTGA
- the sugE gene encoding quaternary ammonium compound efflux SMR transporter SugE → MPWLWLIVAGLLEISWAVGLKYTDGFSKLVPSVVTVVLMLASFWCLAQAVKGLPLGTSYAIWTGIGAVGTAIAGIVLFKEPATAARLACMVLIVAGIAGLKFTAR, encoded by the coding sequence ATGCCTTGGCTCTGGCTCATCGTCGCCGGCTTGCTCGAAATTTCCTGGGCGGTCGGGCTGAAATACACGGACGGCTTTTCGAAGCTGGTGCCGAGCGTCGTGACGGTCGTGCTGATGCTGGCGAGCTTCTGGTGCCTCGCGCAGGCGGTTAAAGGGCTGCCGCTCGGGACGAGCTACGCGATCTGGACGGGCATCGGCGCGGTGGGCACGGCGATCGCGGGCATCGTGCTGTTCAAGGAGCCGGCGACGGCCGCGCGGCTCGCGTGCATGGTGCTGATCGTGGCAGGGATCGCGGGATTGAAGTTCACGGCGCGCTGA
- the vorB gene encoding 3-methyl-2-oxobutanoate dehydrogenase subunit VorB yields the protein MTAPARPKPFLQPEYCKGCLRCVDACPKHCIEPGSEINPATGLIPVELHLDACNGCSLCMQACPEPFGLRPETERAHEDHSGRGDDFDLQDPAKLFGPKPRPSDPAADERDTVIAAPACEPLVLKGNYAAAIGALFAGCRHVFGYPITPSTEGAELMAKILPKLGGAFVQAVSETAAVNMMYGAGGAGVPCMTFTSGPGFSLMLEGVSYMIGAELPGVFVNVMRGGPGLGNLGPEQADIKLACRGLGHGNTHAIVLAPGTPQEMLDLTIDAFTLAFRYRSPVVILGDGYLGQMTGIVKLPETMLRRGKPSWSVCGDRDHRHNLISSIELLETDLEKRNEHLNRKYTAIARREQRADLYRCEDADVVIVACNTPARMAKGAVEVARAEGLKVGLFRPITLWPFPISALADLLPQTKRLIVVEAGPGQLEDELRLALSHAGFATPRIEHVRRHGGVLPSQREILNQLLGTPAASHA from the coding sequence ATGACTGCCCCCGCCCGTCCGAAACCCTTCCTCCAGCCGGAATATTGCAAAGGCTGCCTCCGCTGCGTCGACGCGTGCCCCAAGCACTGCATCGAACCCGGCTCCGAGATCAACCCCGCCACCGGTCTCATCCCGGTCGAACTCCACCTCGACGCCTGCAACGGCTGCTCGCTCTGCATGCAGGCGTGCCCCGAGCCGTTCGGCCTCCGCCCCGAAACCGAGCGCGCGCACGAAGACCATTCCGGTCGCGGCGACGATTTCGACCTGCAGGATCCCGCGAAACTCTTCGGCCCCAAGCCGCGCCCCAGTGATCCCGCCGCCGACGAACGCGACACCGTCATCGCCGCTCCCGCCTGCGAACCACTCGTCTTGAAGGGCAACTACGCCGCCGCCATCGGCGCGCTCTTTGCCGGCTGCCGCCATGTCTTCGGCTATCCGATCACGCCCTCGACCGAAGGCGCCGAGCTCATGGCCAAGATCCTCCCGAAACTCGGCGGCGCGTTCGTCCAGGCCGTCTCCGAAACCGCCGCCGTCAACATGATGTATGGCGCCGGCGGCGCCGGCGTGCCGTGCATGACCTTCACCAGCGGCCCCGGCTTCTCTCTCATGCTCGAAGGCGTCAGCTACATGATCGGCGCGGAGCTGCCGGGCGTCTTCGTCAACGTCATGCGCGGCGGCCCCGGCCTCGGCAACCTCGGCCCCGAACAAGCCGACATCAAACTCGCCTGCCGCGGCCTCGGCCACGGCAACACGCACGCCATCGTCCTCGCGCCGGGCACACCGCAGGAGATGCTCGATCTCACAATCGACGCCTTCACGCTCGCCTTCCGCTACCGCTCGCCGGTCGTGATCCTCGGCGACGGCTACCTCGGCCAGATGACCGGCATCGTCAAACTCCCCGAGACGATGCTCCGCCGCGGCAAACCCTCCTGGTCCGTCTGCGGCGACCGCGACCACCGCCACAATCTCATCTCGTCGATCGAGCTCCTCGAAACCGACCTCGAGAAACGCAACGAGCACCTCAACCGCAAATACACCGCCATCGCCCGCCGCGAACAGCGCGCCGATCTCTACCGTTGCGAAGACGCCGACGTCGTCATCGTCGCCTGCAACACGCCCGCCCGCATGGCCAAGGGCGCCGTCGAAGTCGCTCGCGCCGAAGGCCTGAAGGTCGGTCTCTTCCGCCCGATCACGCTCTGGCCCTTCCCCATCAGCGCGCTCGCCGATCTCCTCCCGCAGACGAAGCGCCTCATCGTCGTCGAAGCCGGCCCCGGCCAGCTCGAGGACGAACTGCGCCTCGCGCTCAGCCACGCCGGCTTCGCCACGCCGCGCATCGAACACGTCCGCCGCCACGGCGGCGTTCTCCCGTCCCAACGCGAAATCCTCAACCAACTCCTCGGCACGCCAGCCGCGTCGCACGCCTAA